In a genomic window of Brettanomyces nanus chromosome 1, complete sequence:
- a CDS encoding uncharacterized protein (EggNog:ENOG41), translating into MDAFAYCSKYGKENYDEYRRRYRLKTDDENGSLKDRYDVEFERKQAKDVIHVITATLKSKGLETPFLILPFRPSQSDQALKDFLNLIFKQGGELLDADHIETVAEQQNEATAMPPGGQTNRLPKQLQQILKNNVYPPSPTSTVASSQYMQEIPKVTLRVNHPSRNPAELLSRVSRTLKFDNPTLFYTREDFLLLKRLFKNQDAIMDKLSPEGCRIMDNVCLYDEDLVSDGSSRGNHIRFKLAAGWSHDMTSQLSTKKSHAPDFFTADVSRASIDDYFIWAWMASLGNEETSIKKKTFGKTYIMEAQLAEGFKKWVIVEEQDFERDKYDLELEIKQEKLKTLETKIQSAQKRATTLMIKSSPARNDLYDITNHTDSQKVLPPPPPKKDYDKAPLPLEKDYNMSRNVSRGSRKAPPQDSAEVESARQYGETVQMEIPVEGKGPIRAEIPVGGNSEGMYIPYGGVNYVARLAHEQPIQIDYREKSQSPKRYSRSPLGQQLVEPVSRGISPVRDDKSAAPSRTSNVRHPCLNSGNSIPILGFGVFQIPENDTSSLVEKALEVGYRHFDSAMDYENEAGTCDGIAKWIAQDPINNKREDVFYTTKIFDHNQGYEKTKQAIKDCLAKAKPIGYIDMILIHSPRTNYEKRHGSWIALQEAVEEKGVRNIGVSNYGIKHLEELLGYPDLKIVPAVNQVELSPWLMRQELVDYCKEKGINVEAFSPLTRGFHLGDKDLNKVASKHGKSAAQILIKWSMTKGLIPLPKTVNESRLAANFDVFDFQLTDDDLKLIEHKGAYGIISERWDPSTYPLDSEK; encoded by the exons ATGGATGCCTTTGCTTATTGCTCCAAGTATGGTAAGGAGAACTATGACGAATATCGACGTCGATATCGTCTTAAAACTGACGACGAAAATGGCAGCTTGAAGGACAGATACGATGTTGAATTTGAGAGGAAACAAGCAAAGGATGTGATTCATGTTATCACGGCAACTTTAAAGTCTAAAGGGCTGGAAACTCCGTTCTTAATACTTCCCTTCAGACCAAGTCAGAGTGATCAAGCACTCAAGGATTTCCTTAATCTTATCTTCAAGCAAGGGGGTGAGCTTCTGGATGCTGATCATATTGAGACAGTGGCTGAACAACAAAATGAAGCGAC AGCCATGCCACCAGGAGGTCAGACTAACCGATTACCTAAGCAGTTACAACAGATATTAAAGAATAACGTTTATCCTCCCTCTCCTACTTCAACTGTTGCATCTTCTCAATACATGCAGGAGATTCCAAAAGTAACCTTGAGAGTGAATCATCCATCTAGAAACCCTGCCGAATTGCTTTCAAGGGTATCGAGGACTCTCAAATTCGACAATCCTACATTGTTCTACACCAGAGAGGAttttttgttgttgaagagacttTTCAAAAATCAAGACGCTATCATGGATAAACTCTCGCCTGAAGGTTGTCGTATAATGGACAACGTGTGCCTATACGACGAGGATCTCGTATCTGATGGATCGTCCAGGGGTAATCATATAAGGTTTAAACTAGCTGCAGGATGGTCGCACGATATGACATCACAGTTATCGACTAAGAAGAGTCATGCTCCCGACTTCTTTACCGCTGATGTATCTAGAGCCAGTATAGATGACTACTTTATATGGGCATGGATGGCATCGCTGGGTAATGAAGAGACCagtatcaagaagaagacgtTTGGTAAGACGTATATAATGGAGGCTCAATTGGCCGAGGGCTTTAAAAAATGGGTGATAGTAGAAGAGCAAGATTTTGAGCGAGATAAGTACGATTTAGAGCTTGAGATCAAAcaagagaagttgaagacgCTGGAGACCAAAATCCAGAGTGCTCAGAAGCGGGCGACGACGTTAATGATCAAGTCGAGTCCTGCCAGGAATGATCTATACGATATTACGAATCATACTGATAGTCAGAAGGTTTTACCGCCTCCTCCACCGAAGAAAGATTATGATAAGGCTCCATTACCACTTGAGAAGGATTACAATATGAGCAGAAATGTTTCTAGAGGGTCCAGAAAGGCTCCTCCTCAGGACTCAGCAGAGGTGGAGTCTGCAAGACAGTATGGTGAAACGGTTCAAATGGAAATACCTGTTGAAGGGAAGGGTCCGATTCGAGCTGAGATCCCTGTAGGGGGAAATTCTGAAGGTATGTATATCCCATATGGTGGCGTCAACTATGTTGCTCGATTAGCACATGAACAGCCGATTCAGATTGATTATCGAGAGAAAAGCCAGTCTCCAAAACGTTATTCGCGTTCTCCTTTAGGACAGCAGTTAGTGGAACCTGTTTCCAGAGGAATAAGTCCTGTTAGAGACGACAAATCTGCAGCTCCTTCACGTACATCAAA CGTACGTCACCCCTGC TTAAATTCAGGTAATTCGATCCCAATTTTGGGTTTTGGTGTCTTCCAGATACCAGAAAATGATACCAGTAGCTTGGTCGAAAAAGCACTTGAAGTTGGTTATAGGCACTTCGATTCTGCCATGGATTACGAAAATGAGGCTGGTACCTGTGATGGCATTGCCAAATGGATTGCCCAAGATCCTATCAATAATAAAAGAGAGGATGTTTTTTATACTACCAAGATATTCGATCATAACCAGGGATACGAAAAGACCAAACAGGCAATTAAGGATTGCCTAGCAAAGGCCAAACCGATTGGATATATCGACATGATATTGATTCATTCTCCTCGAACCAATTACGAAAAGAGACACGGCTCTTGGATCGCTTTGCAAGAAGCGGTCGAAGAGAAAGGTGTTAGAAATATTGGAGTTTCTAACTACGGAATTAAGCACTTGGAAGAACTGCTGGGCTATCCGGATTTGAAGATAGTTCCTGCTGTGAACCAGGTGGAGTTGAGTCCATGGTTAATGAGACAGGAGTTGGTTGATTACTGTAAAGAAAAGGGTATTAATGTCGAAGCATTTTCTCCATTGACGAGAGGATTCCATTTGGGTGATAAGGATTTGAATAAGGTTGCATCGAAGCACGGTAAATCGGCAGCTCAGATTCTTATTAAATGGTCTATGACTAAGGGACTTATTCCTCTACCTAAGACAGTCAATGAAAGTAGATTGGCAGCTAATTTTGACGTTTTCGATTTCCAGTTGACTGACGATGACTTAAAGCTTATAGAGCATAAGGGTGCCTATGGTATCATCTCAGAAAGGTGGGATCCAAGTACTTATCCGTTGGATAGTGAAAAGTAG